In Symmachiella dynata, the following are encoded in one genomic region:
- a CDS encoding 3-keto-disaccharide hydrolase: protein MLKAVSLTAVAVMCLLLVVPMDSGAAEKADEQGWISLFNGKDFTGWRISEDGDWKVEDGVIVGGGNRSHVFSDKKFKDFEFKTECQLEPGSNSGVYFHSDYVETWPVVGLEVQLNNTHGDPRKTGSLWGVTHAFESAAKDNEWFELHVKVVGNHVQTFVNGKMIIDYIQPNGVTDDRRVREEGGSFALQAHDPKSVMKFRNIRVKPLDSKKSKDK from the coding sequence ATGTTGAAAGCCGTGAGTTTGACTGCTGTTGCCGTTATGTGCCTGTTGCTCGTGGTCCCGATGGACTCCGGCGCCGCTGAAAAGGCGGACGAGCAAGGCTGGATTAGCCTGTTCAATGGAAAAGACTTTACCGGTTGGCGGATCAGTGAAGATGGAGACTGGAAAGTCGAAGACGGCGTGATCGTCGGCGGCGGCAATCGTTCGCACGTCTTCAGCGACAAGAAATTCAAGGATTTTGAATTCAAGACCGAATGCCAACTCGAGCCGGGCAGTAACTCGGGTGTCTATTTCCACTCCGATTACGTCGAAACCTGGCCGGTGGTGGGCTTGGAAGTCCAACTCAACAACACACACGGCGACCCGCGTAAAACCGGCAGCCTGTGGGGCGTGACCCATGCTTTCGAATCAGCCGCTAAAGACAACGAATGGTTCGAACTGCACGTCAAAGTTGTCGGCAATCACGTGCAAACATTCGTCAATGGAAAAATGATCATCGACTACATTCAGCCCAATGGAGTCACCGACGATCGCCGCGTCCGCGAAGAAGGGGGCAGTTTCGCCCTGCAGGCGCACGATCCGAAAAGCGTGATGAAGTTCCGCAACATCCGCGTGAAGCCGTTGGATAGCAAAAAATCGAAAGATAAATAA
- a CDS encoding hydroxyacid-oxoacid transhydrogenase, with the protein MQHDTAFQMAASNIRFGAGITGEVGMDLVDMGLRRVMLVIDPALVALPTGKTVIASLDDNGIDYELFDRVRVEPTDASFQDAAQFATAGNFDAFVAVGGGSTIDTAKAANLYSSHPADFLEYVNAPIGRGRPVPGPCKPLIAIPTTAGTGSETTGVAIFDFVEHHAKTGIAHRFLKPTLGIVDPENTRTLPAAVAAAAGLDVLCHAMESYTAIPYTARPKPARPIERPAYQGNNPISDLWSMRALEMCRESLLQAVAHPEDDHARGQMILASALAGIGFGNAGVHLPHGMSYPVAGMVREFMPAGYVTDHPIVPHGMSVILNAPAVVRFTASACPERHLQVAAALGADINDVDERDAGDILADTIIDYMQKLNMPSGLAAVGYTDADIPALVQGTLPQHRVTKLAPKPAGEKELASLFADSLEIW; encoded by the coding sequence ATGCAACACGATACAGCTTTTCAAATGGCGGCTTCCAATATCCGTTTCGGTGCTGGAATCACCGGCGAAGTCGGCATGGACCTCGTCGACATGGGGTTGCGACGGGTGATGTTGGTCATCGATCCCGCCCTCGTCGCTTTACCAACCGGCAAGACGGTGATTGCCTCGCTGGACGATAACGGGATCGATTACGAACTGTTCGACCGCGTTCGCGTTGAGCCGACCGATGCCAGTTTTCAAGACGCAGCCCAGTTTGCCACCGCAGGCAACTTCGATGCATTTGTCGCTGTCGGCGGCGGCAGCACGATCGATACCGCGAAAGCGGCCAATCTGTACTCCTCGCACCCGGCTGATTTTTTGGAATACGTCAACGCACCCATCGGCCGCGGCCGTCCCGTCCCCGGCCCCTGCAAACCGCTTATTGCCATCCCCACCACAGCAGGCACGGGGAGCGAAACGACCGGCGTCGCCATCTTTGACTTTGTCGAACATCATGCCAAGACCGGCATCGCTCATCGCTTTTTGAAACCGACACTCGGCATCGTCGATCCTGAAAATACCCGCACGCTCCCAGCGGCGGTGGCAGCGGCGGCTGGGTTGGATGTGCTGTGTCACGCGATGGAATCCTACACTGCGATTCCCTACACAGCGCGCCCTAAACCGGCGCGGCCGATCGAGCGGCCGGCCTATCAAGGCAATAACCCCATCAGCGACCTCTGGTCAATGCGCGCACTGGAAATGTGCCGTGAATCGTTATTACAAGCCGTCGCGCATCCCGAAGATGATCATGCCCGTGGACAAATGATTCTCGCATCGGCGCTGGCCGGCATCGGCTTTGGCAACGCTGGCGTCCACCTGCCACACGGCATGTCCTACCCGGTGGCCGGCATGGTCCGCGAATTTATGCCCGCTGGTTATGTGACCGATCACCCGATCGTCCCGCACGGCATGTCGGTCATTCTCAATGCTCCCGCCGTCGTCCGCTTCACCGCTTCCGCCTGTCCGGAAAGGCATCTGCAGGTCGCCGCAGCTTTGGGAGCGGACATCAACGATGTTGACGAACGCGACGCCGGCGACATTCTTGCTGACACGATTATCGACTACATGCAAAAACTAAACATGCCGTCCGGTCTCGCCGCTGTCGGGTATACAGATGCCGACATCCCCGCCCTGGTTCAAGGCACGCTGCCCCAACACCGTGTGACGAAACTTGCCCCCAAACCGGCCGGCGAAAAAGAGTTGGCGTCGCTGTTCGCCGATTCGTTAGAGATTTGGTGA
- a CDS encoding leucyl aminopeptidase, giving the protein MNFQLVTQNYDSVPADWLIVGIPAADGFPATVSALDESLGGSISRVREAKDLTGENAETVALLDAANIAAKRVLLLGVGKPEEITRASLHKAVMTAARLVSSKETTTIAIALPDLSRDGCSQADQLETAVAALEIGCMGQGIYHREPKRFAFENATVVIAPADDETELQSAIDRGQIFGEAVNLTRDLVNRPAQDINPISFAAVAEGLANQYGLGCEIFDEDRLREEKMEALLGVARGSDQPPRMVSLKHNGSAEDAPTLYLCGKGVTFDSGGLSLKPSAGMLDMKMDMAGAATVLGAMIAIARLELPVNVVALMGLTENMVNGSSYKLGDVLTARNGVTIEVHNTDAEGRLVLADVLSYAVDQKADCIIDLATLTGACMVALGNDVVGAFTNDQPWCDTVLAASRDRGELLWQMPMYELYDELIKSDVADIKNVGGKWGGAITAAKFLEQFVGDTKWVHLDIAGPAFSDKNQPHQEGGATGVMVRTLVEVAGRFS; this is encoded by the coding sequence ATGAATTTTCAATTGGTCACGCAAAATTATGATTCTGTACCAGCGGATTGGCTCATTGTGGGAATCCCCGCAGCGGACGGATTTCCGGCGACCGTGTCGGCACTGGACGAATCACTGGGAGGATCGATTTCTCGGGTCCGAGAGGCGAAGGATCTGACTGGGGAAAACGCTGAAACCGTGGCGTTGCTGGATGCGGCGAATATCGCCGCCAAGCGTGTCCTACTGCTGGGGGTCGGAAAACCGGAGGAAATCACGCGCGCGTCGTTGCACAAAGCGGTAATGACCGCAGCACGGCTGGTCTCTTCGAAGGAAACGACGACGATTGCCATCGCGCTGCCGGATTTGTCGCGCGACGGTTGTTCGCAGGCTGACCAATTGGAAACGGCGGTTGCCGCATTGGAAATCGGCTGTATGGGGCAGGGGATTTATCATCGGGAGCCAAAACGTTTCGCGTTCGAAAACGCGACCGTCGTCATTGCTCCGGCGGATGACGAAACGGAGCTGCAATCGGCAATTGATCGCGGACAGATTTTTGGCGAAGCGGTCAACCTCACACGTGACCTGGTGAATCGCCCGGCACAGGACATCAATCCAATCAGCTTTGCCGCCGTTGCTGAAGGCTTGGCAAATCAATACGGACTGGGCTGCGAAATCTTTGACGAGGACCGTTTGCGTGAAGAGAAAATGGAAGCCCTACTCGGCGTCGCCCGTGGTAGCGATCAACCACCGCGAATGGTGAGTCTCAAACACAACGGCAGTGCGGAGGACGCTCCAACGTTGTACTTGTGCGGCAAGGGGGTCACGTTTGATAGTGGGGGACTGTCCCTCAAGCCGAGCGCCGGCATGTTGGATATGAAAATGGACATGGCCGGCGCCGCGACGGTGTTGGGAGCGATGATTGCGATTGCGCGATTGGAACTTCCCGTAAACGTCGTCGCGTTGATGGGACTGACCGAAAACATGGTCAACGGATCGTCATACAAGTTGGGCGACGTACTCACCGCTCGCAATGGTGTGACGATCGAAGTGCACAACACCGACGCCGAAGGCCGTTTGGTTCTGGCCGACGTGCTGAGTTATGCCGTCGATCAGAAGGCGGATTGCATCATCGATCTGGCCACGCTCACCGGCGCCTGCATGGTGGCGCTGGGCAACGATGTTGTCGGAGCGTTTACGAATGATCAACCATGGTGCGACACCGTTCTGGCCGCTTCGCGAGACCGCGGAGAATTGTTGTGGCAGATGCCGATGTACGAGCTGTATGACGAATTGATCAAAAGCGACGTGGCGGACATCAAAAACGTCGGCGGCAAATGGGGCGGCGCGATCACGGCCGCTAAGTTTTTAGAGCAGTTTGTGGGGGACACCAAATGGGTCCATCTGGACATCGCCGGCCCGGCGTTTTCGGACAAAAACCAACCTCACCAAGAGGGGGGTGCGACGGGGGTGATGGTGCGGACGTTGGTGGAGGTGGCGGGACGGTTTAGCTAA
- a CDS encoding alpha/beta fold hydrolase, whose amino-acid sequence MTESHENLLLLPGLHGVGSLFPPFISAMPSHWTTHTFEYPLDAVRSYEEWTAIIRETLPEREPFVLVAESFSGPIAVKIAATPPPNLRALVLTGTFLSNPVAPLPKWLVRVAKPLLKIAPVPRFILRRFLLSPDSSPQLVQGVFQAVDSLPKTTMVDRIVSTCMVDVREDYRRLTVPTLVLIGRRERLIRPRAVAEFSRLRPDVQIAEFDAPHLIVESKPQESVTAIAQFLQQLSTSEA is encoded by the coding sequence ATGACCGAGTCCCACGAAAATCTCTTGTTGCTTCCTGGCCTACACGGCGTTGGCTCGTTGTTTCCTCCCTTCATCTCCGCCATGCCGTCGCACTGGACGACGCATACGTTCGAGTATCCTCTCGATGCGGTGCGTTCCTATGAAGAGTGGACAGCGATAATCCGTGAGACTCTTCCCGAGCGCGAACCGTTCGTCTTAGTCGCAGAGTCTTTCTCCGGTCCAATCGCTGTCAAAATTGCCGCAACGCCACCACCCAATCTGCGAGCATTGGTTTTGACGGGAACATTCCTCTCCAACCCGGTGGCTCCCCTGCCGAAGTGGCTGGTCCGCGTCGCTAAACCGTTGTTGAAAATCGCGCCCGTTCCTCGCTTTATACTGCGGCGATTTTTATTGTCCCCAGATTCTTCGCCCCAGTTGGTGCAAGGAGTGTTTCAGGCGGTCGATTCACTCCCCAAAACGACAATGGTCGATCGGATCGTGTCCACGTGCATGGTCGACGTGCGCGAGGATTATCGCCGGTTAACGGTGCCGACGCTGGTCCTCATCGGACGACGGGAGCGACTCATTCGCCCTCGGGCGGTTGCGGAATTCAGCCGTTTGCGTCCTGATGTGCAGATCGCCGAATTCGATGCGCCTCACCTGATTGTAGAGTCCAAGCCGCAAGAATCCGTTACCGCTATCGCACAGTTTTTGCAGCAACTGTCGACATCCGAAGCGTGA
- a CDS encoding PVC-type heme-binding CxxCH protein: protein MNTRTCHLPLIASLVLLALASAPLSVFSADDEEKPLADRLPRIPATESDKALDTFEVQRGFSLETVAHEPNVADPVSACFDENGRMFVAEMHGYPYSQEPTKLNPKGGGKQDAGIVRMLEDTNGDGIYDRSVVFADKISWCTSVLCYRGGVFVISPPHIYYFKDTNGDDVADIREIVYSGFGRGNVQALPNNLKWGLDNRIYGAGASLGAEITNRGEKMAKIGQQDFRFDPVSEKLEPQSGGAQFGMSFDDWGNRFLATNSNHMIHVVYPYEYLVRNPYLPVPGVTRSIAKEGGAAPVFRRSPPEPWRVVRTKRRMENPKFAKNAGTERFAIGFFTSATSPTIYQGNAYPPEYRGNAFIGDVGGNLVHRKTVESDGASFVATRADENVEFIASTDNWFRPVNFVNAPDGTLYVLDMYRETIEHPYSIPEDIKAHLDLESGHDRGRIYRLVSPDMQRIKPPKLGKASVEELVKNLESPNIWNRETAQRLIWERQDKSAVAPLRKLLRESSSELGRLHALCTLDGIKSLKADDVLIGLSDPHAGVRQHAVRLSSTVADKSSEVMSQLVELVDDPDYRVRLQLAFTLGDIAQEEAAEALAQMAIQYSDDKEMRIAILSSMTANAPAVALRLLANDKFRNTARSAEILSLLAGIVASGKNPTETVKLLAAISTLPEDSLNVQRRMLKAIGEGLARNKSSIGKLLAGDKKHKVPDDVKQSVAALFTRAGETAIDEKAPPANRSAAVEILAYADFDTVADTLTELITPQTPTALQIAAVNALSTQNDAQVAGVLLEGWRGYFPAVRAAVIEALIRSDDRTQQLLVAMGDGEVTSAELPRDKKQLLLNHQNDKIRAAARKLFGGEVSGDRGKVVAEYQAALELEGNAERGKKVFEKTCSVCHKVGELGVQVGPDLASTQNKTPQDLLVNILDPNREALPQYTTYSVVTSAGKTLSGIVTGESANSITLLRAEGKQDVVLRAEIDVLASNGVSLMPEGLEKDIPPQAMADLLAFIRQIKPAKAK from the coding sequence ATGAACACCCGGACTTGCCACTTGCCGTTAATTGCTTCCCTCGTCCTGCTCGCGTTAGCTTCAGCCCCGCTGTCTGTCTTCTCGGCTGACGACGAGGAAAAACCACTCGCCGACCGCCTGCCCCGTATCCCAGCCACCGAATCGGATAAGGCTTTAGACACGTTTGAGGTCCAACGCGGCTTCTCGCTGGAAACAGTCGCCCACGAACCAAACGTTGCCGACCCCGTCAGCGCTTGTTTCGATGAAAACGGACGCATGTTCGTCGCTGAAATGCATGGTTATCCCTACTCGCAGGAACCGACCAAACTGAATCCTAAAGGGGGCGGCAAACAGGATGCAGGCATCGTGCGGATGTTGGAAGACACCAATGGCGACGGCATCTATGACCGCAGTGTGGTTTTTGCTGACAAGATCAGTTGGTGCACGTCGGTGCTGTGTTATCGCGGCGGCGTGTTTGTGATTTCACCGCCCCATATTTACTACTTCAAAGACACCAACGGCGACGACGTGGCAGATATTCGTGAAATCGTCTATTCCGGATTTGGCCGCGGCAACGTACAAGCCTTGCCCAACAATTTGAAGTGGGGCTTGGATAACAGAATCTACGGCGCCGGCGCCAGTCTGGGGGCGGAAATCACCAATCGCGGTGAGAAGATGGCCAAAATTGGCCAACAAGACTTTCGCTTCGACCCGGTCAGCGAAAAACTGGAACCGCAGTCAGGCGGCGCACAATTCGGGATGTCGTTCGACGATTGGGGCAATCGCTTTTTGGCCACCAACAGCAATCACATGATTCACGTGGTCTATCCCTATGAATATTTGGTGCGAAATCCGTATCTGCCGGTCCCCGGTGTGACGCGGAGCATCGCCAAAGAAGGGGGAGCGGCTCCGGTCTTTCGCCGCAGCCCACCCGAGCCGTGGCGGGTTGTACGGACGAAGCGGCGGATGGAAAATCCCAAGTTCGCGAAGAATGCGGGAACCGAACGTTTTGCCATTGGATTTTTCACATCGGCCACCAGCCCCACGATTTATCAAGGCAACGCCTACCCACCCGAGTATCGCGGAAACGCCTTCATTGGCGATGTCGGCGGCAATCTGGTTCATCGGAAAACTGTGGAATCCGACGGCGCAAGTTTCGTTGCCACCCGTGCCGATGAAAATGTGGAATTTATCGCCTCGACCGACAACTGGTTCCGCCCGGTCAATTTCGTCAACGCCCCGGACGGCACGTTGTATGTGCTCGATATGTATCGCGAAACCATTGAACACCCCTATTCGATCCCCGAAGACATCAAGGCGCACCTCGACCTGGAAAGCGGCCACGATCGCGGGCGGATCTATCGCCTCGTCAGCCCCGACATGCAGCGCATCAAGCCGCCCAAACTCGGAAAAGCCTCGGTCGAGGAACTGGTCAAAAACCTGGAATCGCCGAACATCTGGAACCGCGAAACAGCGCAGCGTCTCATCTGGGAACGCCAAGACAAATCGGCCGTTGCCCCGTTACGAAAACTTTTACGCGAATCCTCATCCGAATTGGGCCGCCTGCACGCGCTCTGCACGTTGGACGGCATCAAGTCACTCAAAGCCGACGATGTGCTGATTGGACTGTCTGATCCGCATGCCGGTGTCCGTCAACATGCGGTCCGCCTCTCCTCGACTGTGGCTGACAAGTCGTCGGAGGTGATGTCCCAACTCGTCGAACTGGTCGACGACCCCGACTATCGCGTCCGTCTGCAATTGGCATTCACCTTAGGAGACATCGCCCAGGAAGAAGCGGCTGAGGCGCTCGCACAAATGGCGATCCAATACTCCGACGACAAGGAAATGCGGATTGCCATCCTGTCCTCAATGACCGCCAATGCCCCCGCTGTGGCGCTGCGATTGTTGGCGAACGATAAATTCCGCAATACCGCTCGATCAGCAGAAATCTTATCGCTACTGGCCGGAATCGTGGCCTCAGGCAAAAACCCCACGGAGACGGTCAAGCTCTTAGCCGCCATCAGCACGCTTCCCGAGGATTCGCTCAACGTGCAGCGGCGGATGCTCAAAGCCATTGGCGAAGGCTTGGCTCGCAACAAATCCTCGATCGGCAAATTGCTGGCCGGCGATAAAAAACACAAAGTCCCAGACGACGTGAAACAAAGCGTCGCCGCTTTATTCACACGAGCCGGTGAAACAGCGATTGATGAGAAAGCGCCCCCGGCCAATCGCAGTGCGGCTGTCGAAATCTTGGCCTATGCCGACTTCGATACGGTGGCGGACACGCTGACTGAATTGATCACGCCGCAAACGCCGACTGCACTGCAAATCGCCGCTGTCAATGCGCTCTCCACGCAAAACGACGCGCAAGTCGCCGGTGTCTTACTCGAGGGTTGGCGCGGTTATTTCCCCGCAGTCAGAGCCGCCGTGATCGAAGCCTTGATTCGCAGCGACGACCGGACTCAGCAACTGCTCGTTGCGATGGGAGATGGTGAAGTCACCTCGGCCGAGTTACCGCGCGATAAAAAACAGTTACTGCTGAACCATCAAAACGACAAGATTCGCGCCGCTGCTCGCAAATTGTTTGGCGGCGAAGTCTCCGGAGATCGTGGTAAGGTCGTCGCTGAGTATCAAGCAGCACTTGAATTGGAAGGCAATGCCGAGCGCGGCAAAAAAGTCTTCGAGAAGACCTGCTCCGTCTGCCATAAGGTAGGTGAACTTGGCGTGCAAGTGGGACCCGATTTGGCCTCTACGCAAAATAAAACGCCACAAGATCTACTGGTCAATATCCTGGACCCCAACCGCGAAGCCTTGCCGCAATACACGACCTATAGCGTGGTGACCTCGGCGGGCAAAACCCTCTCGGGCATCGTCACCGGCGAAAGCGCCAACAGCATCACCCTGCTCCGTGCCGAAGGCAAACAGGACGTCGTGCTGCGGGCGGAAATTGATGTCTTAGCGTCGAATGGCGTCTCGCTGATGCCCGAAGGCCTCGAAAAAGACATTCCGCCCCAAGCGATGGCGGATCTGTTGGCGTTCATACGTCAGATTAAACCCGCCAAAGCCAAATAA
- a CDS encoding cytochrome P450 — MNDHVPGYRRMTRLPGQVFGVNPFGGDIRPTRVPVLQPGSGRPALPFPHPWNFDEPIRILETYFWGADDEQGAGRHNRYLDCPGFSPILVTRDPGVIRAITTNTGDRAGQFDRDTLPSTGIARATGKDTLLFANGAIWKRQRKLAASPFGKTTLFQPEMFHEFAETFRSTITLRLDALRNHFEQTGQKTLSISLEPEIKVVMLEMIVNNFFGAEVAYEELRDRFVPALERVIDHIVRDTVINQIGISIAKMPSLNARIAQTKQDYASFEELTARVLAVRKKATGLWKQFRSDAPDEALRSNIKVFLAGALEATTSYATWTLSHLARNLPAQEKVYQAVQEIEDYTPENLESANYLTHALDESLRLTPSLYFLPRRATADTRIETADGRSLLIPQGTHILLDVWHANRHDDFWGIEATGYPAHEFVPERWAELAAAGRASKETLHFGFGHGPRVCPGKHLGQLEVALVVGAFVKVFQFKALHPENPAKAGVSTKPLDGTLVELELR, encoded by the coding sequence ATGAACGACCATGTCCCCGGCTATCGGCGTATGACGCGCCTGCCTGGTCAAGTCTTTGGCGTCAATCCTTTCGGTGGCGATATTCGACCAACGCGGGTTCCGGTTCTCCAGCCCGGTTCCGGCCGCCCCGCATTGCCGTTTCCTCATCCTTGGAATTTTGACGAACCAATTCGGATTCTCGAAACCTACTTTTGGGGTGCCGATGACGAACAGGGAGCGGGAAGACACAACCGCTACTTAGATTGTCCCGGCTTTTCCCCCATTTTGGTCACACGCGATCCCGGTGTGATTCGGGCGATTACGACCAACACCGGCGACCGCGCGGGACAATTCGATCGCGACACTCTTCCCTCCACCGGCATTGCGCGGGCCACGGGAAAGGATACGCTGCTCTTTGCGAACGGAGCGATCTGGAAACGACAACGCAAGCTCGCCGCCTCGCCGTTTGGCAAGACGACGCTGTTTCAGCCGGAGATGTTCCATGAATTCGCCGAAACATTCCGCAGCACCATCACGCTCCGTTTGGACGCGCTGCGCAACCACTTCGAACAAACCGGTCAGAAGACGTTAAGCATCTCGTTGGAACCGGAAATCAAAGTGGTGATGTTGGAGATGATCGTCAATAATTTCTTTGGCGCCGAAGTCGCTTATGAAGAGTTGCGCGATCGGTTCGTCCCGGCGCTGGAGCGAGTCATCGACCACATCGTCCGTGACACGGTCATCAATCAGATCGGTATTTCGATCGCAAAAATGCCAAGCCTCAACGCCCGCATTGCACAAACCAAACAGGACTACGCCAGCTTCGAAGAACTGACCGCACGGGTCCTCGCCGTACGAAAAAAGGCGACCGGACTTTGGAAGCAATTTCGGTCCGACGCGCCCGACGAAGCCTTGCGGAGCAACATCAAGGTGTTTTTAGCCGGTGCTTTGGAAGCGACGACCTCCTATGCGACGTGGACGCTCTCGCATCTCGCGCGAAATTTACCGGCACAGGAAAAAGTTTATCAAGCGGTCCAGGAAATCGAGGACTACACACCCGAAAACCTAGAATCCGCCAACTACCTGACGCATGCCTTGGATGAATCGTTGCGCCTCACGCCGTCTCTATACTTTCTTCCCCGCAGAGCCACAGCGGACACTCGGATTGAAACAGCCGACGGCCGCAGCCTGCTCATTCCCCAGGGAACGCATATTCTGTTAGACGTCTGGCATGCGAACCGGCACGACGACTTCTGGGGTATTGAAGCCACCGGTTATCCCGCCCACGAATTCGTCCCTGAGCGCTGGGCGGAATTGGCCGCAGCGGGGCGGGCGTCGAAAGAAACCCTGCACTTCGGTTTCGGCCACGGCCCCCGCGTTTGCCCGGGCAAACACCTCGGCCAACTCGAAGTCGCTCTCGTCGTGGGCGCCTTCGTCAAAGTCTTCCAATTCAAAGCCCTCCATCCAGAAAACCCCGCCAAGGCAGGCGTCTCCACCAAACCCCTGGACGGGACGCTGGTTGAATTGGAACTACGCTGA
- a CDS encoding WD40 repeat domain-containing protein, with amino-acid sequence MTTVLLTLLSYAITSPASGEPPQRWQPGDPAQVLPGLIPAPAEIPGIGRWQAMPLPIRSYVKSIKFSPNGKSFAFGDGHYVRIHDTNSMQLTGVLVGHTGNVTSLDWSPDGQWLASAATDNTIRLWQADGVPGPVLEGHTDTVTGVAWQPQGTLLASTSLDGTIRFWQPDGSPGQIIRGHESPVRMLDWHPGGKQLAAGDENQQVRIWTVDGQPGPVLNGHVGPITAVRYSPDGNWLASGSSGVVAGEEPQTVAPAVRLWTPDGKAGPVMQGHSRKINALAWSPDSQQLVSAAEDRSALIWNLDGTRTGRVEEEDETTNLIFAIDWHPVHNYFIVGGRCVVRYLTLNGQIGPSKLIRPRGSKLMFVDWNPQEDKIAVAGRDGTIDIWSSDFEVRQTIEAFRTPVTCVRWSPDGKQLASIAYHALKVWNTSGENILGFPLKGSVSRDLAWTADGQHLAAVTSSGGQVFLFDEEEEIQNFTLHNAQIHGVSFSPDATQLVTVGGDSYLRLHELKDNAKGRSPGAVLKVPDGDVDAVQFSPDGKWIASGHATTARLWHPDGTAGPVIPGFTAAVLRLDWRPDGRAFATASWDTSVKIWKTDGSLLHELPPHSAPCWGISFSPDGKKVVTCGWDGILRVIDIESGAVLAVAVYVADTKTMEAPHDERRQSPLSFNRAGQLLSGDRSILESRMVYLVQQPSGAMKILKPSEFFSQAPGADLTSATANP; translated from the coding sequence ATGACAACCGTACTGCTCACGCTGTTGTCATACGCAATCACTTCTCCTGCCAGTGGTGAACCACCACAGCGTTGGCAGCCGGGCGATCCGGCTCAGGTATTACCGGGACTCATTCCTGCTCCGGCTGAAATTCCCGGCATCGGACGCTGGCAGGCGATGCCGTTGCCAATCCGCAGCTATGTCAAATCAATCAAGTTCAGCCCTAACGGCAAATCGTTCGCATTCGGAGATGGGCATTATGTGCGGATTCATGACACAAACTCCATGCAACTGACCGGCGTGCTTGTCGGTCATACCGGCAACGTCACCTCGCTCGACTGGAGTCCCGATGGCCAGTGGTTAGCCTCTGCTGCTACTGACAACACCATCCGACTGTGGCAGGCCGACGGTGTTCCTGGACCGGTTTTGGAGGGACATACCGACACGGTTACCGGTGTCGCCTGGCAGCCGCAGGGCACGCTGCTCGCATCAACTTCGCTCGATGGCACCATTCGCTTTTGGCAACCCGATGGGAGTCCGGGACAGATCATTCGCGGGCACGAATCCCCCGTGCGCATGCTGGATTGGCATCCCGGCGGAAAACAACTCGCCGCCGGCGATGAGAATCAACAGGTCCGCATCTGGACTGTCGACGGACAACCGGGACCGGTCCTCAATGGCCACGTCGGCCCAATCACCGCCGTGCGATATAGCCCCGATGGCAATTGGCTCGCGTCAGGAAGTTCCGGCGTGGTTGCGGGTGAAGAGCCGCAAACCGTCGCACCAGCCGTCCGATTGTGGACCCCCGATGGAAAAGCGGGACCGGTCATGCAGGGGCATTCCCGGAAAATCAATGCCCTGGCCTGGAGCCCCGATAGTCAGCAGTTGGTCAGCGCCGCCGAAGACCGATCGGCCTTGATCTGGAATCTTGACGGAACACGAACGGGACGCGTCGAAGAAGAGGACGAAACCACGAATTTAATCTTTGCCATCGACTGGCATCCGGTGCATAACTATTTCATCGTCGGCGGCCGGTGTGTTGTCCGTTATCTCACGCTCAACGGTCAAATCGGCCCGAGTAAATTGATCCGCCCGCGCGGCTCGAAACTGATGTTCGTCGATTGGAATCCCCAGGAGGATAAAATCGCTGTCGCCGGCCGCGACGGAACAATCGACATCTGGTCATCCGATTTCGAAGTCCGCCAAACGATCGAAGCCTTTCGAACCCCCGTCACTTGCGTTCGTTGGAGTCCCGATGGCAAACAATTGGCCTCCATCGCCTATCATGCGTTAAAAGTCTGGAATACTTCCGGAGAAAACATTCTCGGATTCCCGTTGAAAGGATCGGTCAGCCGCGACTTGGCTTGGACGGCCGACGGGCAACATTTGGCCGCGGTCACGAGCAGCGGCGGACAGGTCTTTCTCTTCGATGAAGAGGAGGAAATCCAAAACTTCACGCTGCACAACGCCCAAATCCATGGCGTGAGTTTCAGTCCGGACGCCACGCAATTGGTCACCGTCGGCGGCGATAGTTACCTCCGCTTGCACGAACTCAAAGACAACGCGAAGGGACGTTCTCCTGGAGCGGTACTCAAAGTTCCCGATGGCGATGTCGATGCGGTACAATTCAGCCCCGACGGCAAATGGATCGCCTCAGGACACGCCACCACGGCACGATTGTGGCACCCCGATGGAACAGCCGGACCGGTCATCCCCGGGTTTACCGCCGCGGTGTTGCGACTCGATTGGCGCCCCGATGGCCGGGCCTTTGCCACCGCCAGTTGGGATACGAGCGTCAAAATCTGGAAAACCGACGGCAGCCTGCTTCACGAATTGCCACCACATTCCGCCCCCTGCTGGGGTATCTCTTTCAGCCCCGACGGCAAAAAAGTGGTCACCTGCGGTTGGGACGGAATTCTGCGCGTGATCGATATCGAATCGGGTGCCGTGCTCGCCGTCGCGGTCTATGTCGCCGACACGAAAACGATGGAAGCCCCCCACGATGAACGCCGCCAATCACCACTCAGTTTTAACCGCGCCGGCCAATTGCTTTCCGGTGATCGAAGCATTCTAGAATCCCGCATGGTCTACCTCGTCCAGCAACCCTCCGGGGCGATGAAGATTCTTAAGCCTTCGGAATTCTTCAGTCAGGCCCCGGGAGCAGATTTGACATCAGCCACAGCGAATCCATAA